One part of the Solanum dulcamara chromosome 8, daSolDulc1.2, whole genome shotgun sequence genome encodes these proteins:
- the LOC129900877 gene encoding uncharacterized protein LOC129900877 yields the protein MAKHKEKKTKLEDQNPSEGEGKMYDDETQNSQHQDIDEGKSIKKNTKKKKKEKYTVTMEAIAENPNNISPIVGYFPSGYDPLRNNNDGVEELSTKLYRNAKRSNRLQLVVSPNGSQVDFVGTNYSGEATSAQLCTYSLGVLDKETQTLKIVPIAGNKIIRLEPRVRGSEVPETEDPDTAKQELTVEERNDKMRELTQMYSSKKSIRQARKLDSLRQQEDTGNQEEFDRNIAGAINKEALEVAVTIDSARNVPPHDLDATTPELAYPLDRIISKGEWDYLLDVFKLTEAGAEMTPDLYPSFVCNRSYKLEHIQDEDEKKRLAGIFSFITHLVKFKDKHSMDGVSSAKHQKIPGILFQKFSSMFAISDSKRLPEEKKNLLINYVLVLTLFADDFRSDPSDIAKDLRMNAVALRPYYEYLGCKFVHEKKVLLATLPVPLVFPSLRRKRRGR from the exons ATGGCTAAACACAAAGAAAAGAAGACGAAGCTAGAGGACCAAAACCCTAGCGAAGGAGAAGGCAAAATGTACGATGATGAAACACAAAACTCCCAACACCAAGATATTGACGAAGGAAAATCGATTAAGAAGAacacgaagaagaagaagaaggagaagtaTACTGTGACAATGGAAGCAATCGCTGAAAATCCTAATAACATTTCTCCGATTGTTGGTTATTTTCCGTCAGGTTATGACCCTTTAAGGAACAACAACGACGGTGTTGAGGAATTGAGTACTAAGTTATATAGGAATGCTAAGAGAAGTAATCGATTACAGCTTGTGGTGAGCCCTAATGGGTCGCAGGTCGATTTTGTTGGGACTAATTATTCTGGCGAGGCGACATCGGCTCAGTTGTGTACTTACTCGCTTGGGGTACTGGATAAGGAAACCCAAACTCTCAAGATTGTTCCTATTGCAGGAAACAAG ATAATTAGGTTGGAACCTAGAGTTAGAGGGTCAGAAGTACCGGAAACAGAAGATCCAGATACGGCCAAGCAAGAACTCACTGTAGAAGAGAGGAATGACAAAATGAGAGAGTTAACTCAAATGTACTCATCAAAGAAGTCTATACGACAG GCTAGGAAGCTTGATTCCCTACGTCAACAAGAAGATACTGGAAATCAAGAGGAATTTGACAGGAATATAGCCGGGGCAATAAACAAAGAGGCTCTTGAAGTAGCTGTTACAATAGACAGTGCTCGGAATGTACCACCTCATGATCTAGATGCCACGACACCCGAGTTGGCATATCCACTAGACAGGATTATTTCCAAAGGAGAGTGGGATTATCTTTTGGATGTTTTTAAACTCACGGAAGCTGGAGCAGAAATGACACCTGATCTTTATCCAAGCTTTGTTTGCAACAGATCCTACAAATTGGAACATATACAG GACgaagatgaaaagaaaaggCTGGCAGGCATATTTTCATTCATTACTCATCTTGTTAAGTTCAAGGATAAACATTCTATGGATGGTGTATCATCAGCAAAGCATCAAAAGATTCCTGGCATCTTGTTCCAGAAGTTCTCTTCAATGTTTGCTATTTCAGATTCAAAAAGGCTGccggaagagaaaaaaaatcttcTTATCAACTATGTGTTGGTGCTTACTCTTTTTGCTGATGATTTTCGTAGTGATCCTTCTGATATAGCCAAAGATTTGAGAATGAATGCTGTAGCATTGCGGCCTTACTATGAGTACTTAGGTTGCAAGTTTGTTCATGAGAAAAAGGTACTGTTGGCTACACTTCCTGTTCCACTTGTATTTCCAAGTCTAAGGAGGAAGAGAAGAGGAAGGTAG